The Megalobrama amblycephala isolate DHTTF-2021 linkage group LG20, ASM1881202v1, whole genome shotgun sequence genome includes a window with the following:
- the patl2 gene encoding protein PAT1 homolog 2 isoform X3 yields the protein MYKWLYENEKNGESVPDAIWPENGDQWSDKEEDDECGLLQEMAEEDEEIDLYNEETFGLDDGASGENPDVDPTDLLLLCSDSTPTPRSSPPPPPRPPSSHSSHSPPIPGPRIWPHTPMGRGQRGRAGRGQLFDDPAVVKTVEGRPSLKSLDSAIVDCSLSSYWEDLNSNTDQAIVGVIDRSGRGRVPPVSPNFLSPMRPFSTSRGRRGQPFVGSFNQRCHYQAQKSPMVPCSPFRPQRLFTPQQQYNQPGGFLSPSRPHLSTPMPHTPKLMHLQFGTESPRPAPFYSPSSNIMQGFRAPGPVAQFHPQHKRLLSQRQQRPHRKPVSWDPYSQIMTDKEKEWIIRLQMIQLQSENPHLDDYYYQEYYQRMEAKLNEEEFLGDRLKKEPPKLTTPYVTKTVSYIPVVHIEGSLGQVAVSTCFSPRRAIDAVHANTPDEEHKDTRQQRLEVLSTIEKLYIVLLEVEEAEKTKATVSDKDEERRLMQNIKRKVQQLYTELRCTNLLDSGEEFLSCLLVSKGKRMLARLLPFLSHDASLHILSVVTKHLPVLMSRDTDEALPVLYPSLRAVIDGLAFSQLIRILKEFTTSLPDSKDTRLMLACQNKFGLSLLYALLSQGERLLSSDLPMEPSIGDFETWTDTVFHVARQLSQTTLVEPLLLPSNLLTLFCRYLDKRTIHQLKNNMESATGYLAVAS from the exons ATGTACAAATGGCTTTATGAAAAC GAGAAAAACGGGGAATCTGTTCCTGATGCCATTTGGCCAGAGAATGGAGATCAGTGGAGCGACAAAGAAGAGGATGATGAATGTGGACTGTTGCAAGAAATGGCTGAAGAGGATGAAGAGATTGACCTCTACAATGAGGAAACATTTGGCTTag ATGATGGTGCGAGTGGTGAAAATCCAGATGTAGACCCTACGGATCTTCTGCTGCTGTGTAGTGACAGCACTCCAACACCACGGTCTTCACCTCCACCACCTCCCAGACCACCTTCCTCTCACAGTTCTCATTCACCCCCCATACCGGGACCTCGCATTTGGCCCCACACTCCAATGGGCCGGGGTCAGAGAGGGAGAGCTGGTCGAGGCCAGCTGTTTGATGACCCAGCTGTGGTGAAGACTGTGGAGGGTCGACCAAGCCTGAAG aGTCTTGATAGTGCCATTGTGGATTGCAGCCTCAGCTCCTACTGGGAGGACCTCAATTCAAATACA GACCAGGCGATCGTGGGAGTGATTGACCGATCAGGACGGGGCAGGGTCCCACCTGTCTCTCCAAACTTTCTTTCTCCTATGAGGCCTTTTTCCACTAGCCGGGGCAGGAGAGGACAGCCTTTTGTTGGATCCTTCAATCAGAGATGTCATTATCAG GCACAAAAGAGTCCCATGGTGCCTTGCTCTCCTTTTCGTCCCCAAAGACTCTTTACACCCCAGCAACAATATAACCAG CCTGGAGGTTTTCTGTCACCTTCCCGTCCTCATCTCTCTACCCCAATGCCCCACACGCCCAAACTCATGCACCTGCAGTTCGGGACGGAATCCCCCAGGCCTGCTCCATTCTACAGCCCATCCTCCAACATTATGCAGGGCTTCAG AGCGCCAGGTCCTGTTGCTCAGTTCCACCCACAGCACAAGCGGCTTTTGAGTCAGCGACAGCAGAGACCTCACAG AAAGCCAGTGAGTTGGGACCCATATTCTCAAATCATGACCGATAAAGAGAAGGAATGGATAATCAGGCTGCAGATGATCCAGCTGCAGAGTGAGAATCCACATCTGGATGATTACTATTACCAG GAGTACTATCAGAGGATGGAAGCCAAACTTAATGAAGAGGAGTTCCTGGGTGACCGGCTAAAGAAGGAACCACCTAAACTCACAACCCCTTATGTTACCAAAACGGTCTCGTACATCCCAG TGGTCCACATTGAAGGTTCGCTCGGGCAGGTTGCAGTGTCCACCTGTTTCTCTCCCAGAAGAGCAATTGATGCCGTTCATGCAAACACGCCTGATGAG GAGCACAAAGACACTAGACAGCAAAGGTTGGAGGTGTTGAGCACCATTGAGAAG TTGTACATAGTTTTGTTAGAAGTGGAAGAGGCAGAGAAAACGAAGGCAACAGTGTCTGACAAAGATGAGGAGAGGCGGTTGATGCAGAACATAAAGAGGAAGGTGCAGCAGCTTTACACTGAGCTGAGGTGCACTAATCTATT GGATTCAGGAGAGGAATTTCTTTCGTGTCTACTTGTATCAAAAGGAAAGAGGATGTTGGCCAGACTCCTGCCCTTCCTGTCACATGATGCATCCCTACATATCCTGAGCGTAGTGACCAAACACCTTCCAGTACTGATGAGCAGAGATACAGATGAG GCCCTGCCTGTTTTGTATCCATCTCTCCGTGCTGTGATTGATGGACTTGCATTCAGTCAGCTAATCAGAATTCTCAAAGAGTTCACCACATCACTGCCTGACTCAAAAGACACACGGTTAATGCTGGCCTGCCAAAACAAG TTTGGCCTTTCGCTGCTGTATGCTCTGCTTTCACAGGGAGAAAGGCTCTTATCTTCTGACCTTCCCATGGAGCCCAGCATTGGAGATTTTGAGACCTG GACGGATACCGTATTCCATGTGGCCCGGCAGCTATCCCAGACAACACTTGTTGAGCCATTACTTCTGCCCTCCAACCTGCTAACGCTTTTCTGTCGCTATCTGGACAAGCGGACCATACACCAACTAAAGAACAACATGGA ATCAGCTACAggatatctggctgtagcatcaTAA
- the patl2 gene encoding protein PAT1 homolog 2 isoform X1: protein MYKWLYENEKNGESVPDAIWPENGDQWSDKEEDDECGLLQEMAEEDEEIDLYNEETFGLDDGASGENPDVDPTDLLLLCSDSTPTPRSSPPPPPRPPSSHSSHSPPIPGPRIWPHTPMGRGQRGRAGRGQLFDDPAVVKTVEGRPSLKSLDSAIVDCSLSSYWEDLNSNTWMIASLKSSRPPPASIYQDQAIVGVIDRSGRGRVPPVSPNFLSPMRPFSTSRGRRGQPFVGSFNQRCHYQAQKSPMVPCSPFRPQRLFTPQQQYNQPGGFLSPSRPHLSTPMPHTPKLMHLQFGTESPRPAPFYSPSSNIMQGFRAPGPVAQFHPQHKRLLSQRQQRPHRKPVSWDPYSQIMTDKEKEWIIRLQMIQLQSENPHLDDYYYQEYYQRMEAKLNEEEFLGDRLKKEPPKLTTPYVTKTVSYIPVVHIEGSLGQVAVSTCFSPRRAIDAVHANTPDEEHKDTRQQRLEVLSTIEKLYIVLLEVEEAEKTKATVSDKDEERRLMQNIKRKVQQLYTELRCTNLLDSGEEFLSCLLVSKGKRMLARLLPFLSHDASLHILSVVTKHLPVLMSRDTDEALPVLYPSLRAVIDGLAFSQLIRILKEFTTSLPDSKDTRLMLACQNKFGLSLLYALLSQGERLLSSDLPMEPSIGDFETWTDTVFHVARQLSQTTLVEPLLLPSNLLTLFCRYLDKRTIHQLKNNMESATGYLAVAS, encoded by the exons ATGTACAAATGGCTTTATGAAAAC GAGAAAAACGGGGAATCTGTTCCTGATGCCATTTGGCCAGAGAATGGAGATCAGTGGAGCGACAAAGAAGAGGATGATGAATGTGGACTGTTGCAAGAAATGGCTGAAGAGGATGAAGAGATTGACCTCTACAATGAGGAAACATTTGGCTTag ATGATGGTGCGAGTGGTGAAAATCCAGATGTAGACCCTACGGATCTTCTGCTGCTGTGTAGTGACAGCACTCCAACACCACGGTCTTCACCTCCACCACCTCCCAGACCACCTTCCTCTCACAGTTCTCATTCACCCCCCATACCGGGACCTCGCATTTGGCCCCACACTCCAATGGGCCGGGGTCAGAGAGGGAGAGCTGGTCGAGGCCAGCTGTTTGATGACCCAGCTGTGGTGAAGACTGTGGAGGGTCGACCAAGCCTGAAG aGTCTTGATAGTGCCATTGTGGATTGCAGCCTCAGCTCCTACTGGGAGGACCTCAATTCAAATACA TGGATGATAGCATCTTTAAAGTCCAGTAGGCCACCTCCAGCATCTATATATCAG GACCAGGCGATCGTGGGAGTGATTGACCGATCAGGACGGGGCAGGGTCCCACCTGTCTCTCCAAACTTTCTTTCTCCTATGAGGCCTTTTTCCACTAGCCGGGGCAGGAGAGGACAGCCTTTTGTTGGATCCTTCAATCAGAGATGTCATTATCAG GCACAAAAGAGTCCCATGGTGCCTTGCTCTCCTTTTCGTCCCCAAAGACTCTTTACACCCCAGCAACAATATAACCAG CCTGGAGGTTTTCTGTCACCTTCCCGTCCTCATCTCTCTACCCCAATGCCCCACACGCCCAAACTCATGCACCTGCAGTTCGGGACGGAATCCCCCAGGCCTGCTCCATTCTACAGCCCATCCTCCAACATTATGCAGGGCTTCAG AGCGCCAGGTCCTGTTGCTCAGTTCCACCCACAGCACAAGCGGCTTTTGAGTCAGCGACAGCAGAGACCTCACAG AAAGCCAGTGAGTTGGGACCCATATTCTCAAATCATGACCGATAAAGAGAAGGAATGGATAATCAGGCTGCAGATGATCCAGCTGCAGAGTGAGAATCCACATCTGGATGATTACTATTACCAG GAGTACTATCAGAGGATGGAAGCCAAACTTAATGAAGAGGAGTTCCTGGGTGACCGGCTAAAGAAGGAACCACCTAAACTCACAACCCCTTATGTTACCAAAACGGTCTCGTACATCCCAG TGGTCCACATTGAAGGTTCGCTCGGGCAGGTTGCAGTGTCCACCTGTTTCTCTCCCAGAAGAGCAATTGATGCCGTTCATGCAAACACGCCTGATGAG GAGCACAAAGACACTAGACAGCAAAGGTTGGAGGTGTTGAGCACCATTGAGAAG TTGTACATAGTTTTGTTAGAAGTGGAAGAGGCAGAGAAAACGAAGGCAACAGTGTCTGACAAAGATGAGGAGAGGCGGTTGATGCAGAACATAAAGAGGAAGGTGCAGCAGCTTTACACTGAGCTGAGGTGCACTAATCTATT GGATTCAGGAGAGGAATTTCTTTCGTGTCTACTTGTATCAAAAGGAAAGAGGATGTTGGCCAGACTCCTGCCCTTCCTGTCACATGATGCATCCCTACATATCCTGAGCGTAGTGACCAAACACCTTCCAGTACTGATGAGCAGAGATACAGATGAG GCCCTGCCTGTTTTGTATCCATCTCTCCGTGCTGTGATTGATGGACTTGCATTCAGTCAGCTAATCAGAATTCTCAAAGAGTTCACCACATCACTGCCTGACTCAAAAGACACACGGTTAATGCTGGCCTGCCAAAACAAG TTTGGCCTTTCGCTGCTGTATGCTCTGCTTTCACAGGGAGAAAGGCTCTTATCTTCTGACCTTCCCATGGAGCCCAGCATTGGAGATTTTGAGACCTG GACGGATACCGTATTCCATGTGGCCCGGCAGCTATCCCAGACAACACTTGTTGAGCCATTACTTCTGCCCTCCAACCTGCTAACGCTTTTCTGTCGCTATCTGGACAAGCGGACCATACACCAACTAAAGAACAACATGGA ATCAGCTACAggatatctggctgtagcatcaTAA
- the patl2 gene encoding protein PAT1 homolog 2 isoform X2 — protein MGDSEHPEKNGESVPDAIWPENGDQWSDKEEDDECGLLQEMAEEDEEIDLYNEETFGLDDGASGENPDVDPTDLLLLCSDSTPTPRSSPPPPPRPPSSHSSHSPPIPGPRIWPHTPMGRGQRGRAGRGQLFDDPAVVKTVEGRPSLKSLDSAIVDCSLSSYWEDLNSNTWMIASLKSSRPPPASIYQDQAIVGVIDRSGRGRVPPVSPNFLSPMRPFSTSRGRRGQPFVGSFNQRCHYQAQKSPMVPCSPFRPQRLFTPQQQYNQPGGFLSPSRPHLSTPMPHTPKLMHLQFGTESPRPAPFYSPSSNIMQGFRAPGPVAQFHPQHKRLLSQRQQRPHRKPVSWDPYSQIMTDKEKEWIIRLQMIQLQSENPHLDDYYYQEYYQRMEAKLNEEEFLGDRLKKEPPKLTTPYVTKTVSYIPVVHIEGSLGQVAVSTCFSPRRAIDAVHANTPDEEHKDTRQQRLEVLSTIEKLYIVLLEVEEAEKTKATVSDKDEERRLMQNIKRKVQQLYTELRCTNLLDSGEEFLSCLLVSKGKRMLARLLPFLSHDASLHILSVVTKHLPVLMSRDTDEALPVLYPSLRAVIDGLAFSQLIRILKEFTTSLPDSKDTRLMLACQNKFGLSLLYALLSQGERLLSSDLPMEPSIGDFETWTDTVFHVARQLSQTTLVEPLLLPSNLLTLFCRYLDKRTIHQLKNNMESATGYLAVAS, from the exons ATGGGTGATTCTGAACATCCC GAGAAAAACGGGGAATCTGTTCCTGATGCCATTTGGCCAGAGAATGGAGATCAGTGGAGCGACAAAGAAGAGGATGATGAATGTGGACTGTTGCAAGAAATGGCTGAAGAGGATGAAGAGATTGACCTCTACAATGAGGAAACATTTGGCTTag ATGATGGTGCGAGTGGTGAAAATCCAGATGTAGACCCTACGGATCTTCTGCTGCTGTGTAGTGACAGCACTCCAACACCACGGTCTTCACCTCCACCACCTCCCAGACCACCTTCCTCTCACAGTTCTCATTCACCCCCCATACCGGGACCTCGCATTTGGCCCCACACTCCAATGGGCCGGGGTCAGAGAGGGAGAGCTGGTCGAGGCCAGCTGTTTGATGACCCAGCTGTGGTGAAGACTGTGGAGGGTCGACCAAGCCTGAAG aGTCTTGATAGTGCCATTGTGGATTGCAGCCTCAGCTCCTACTGGGAGGACCTCAATTCAAATACA TGGATGATAGCATCTTTAAAGTCCAGTAGGCCACCTCCAGCATCTATATATCAG GACCAGGCGATCGTGGGAGTGATTGACCGATCAGGACGGGGCAGGGTCCCACCTGTCTCTCCAAACTTTCTTTCTCCTATGAGGCCTTTTTCCACTAGCCGGGGCAGGAGAGGACAGCCTTTTGTTGGATCCTTCAATCAGAGATGTCATTATCAG GCACAAAAGAGTCCCATGGTGCCTTGCTCTCCTTTTCGTCCCCAAAGACTCTTTACACCCCAGCAACAATATAACCAG CCTGGAGGTTTTCTGTCACCTTCCCGTCCTCATCTCTCTACCCCAATGCCCCACACGCCCAAACTCATGCACCTGCAGTTCGGGACGGAATCCCCCAGGCCTGCTCCATTCTACAGCCCATCCTCCAACATTATGCAGGGCTTCAG AGCGCCAGGTCCTGTTGCTCAGTTCCACCCACAGCACAAGCGGCTTTTGAGTCAGCGACAGCAGAGACCTCACAG AAAGCCAGTGAGTTGGGACCCATATTCTCAAATCATGACCGATAAAGAGAAGGAATGGATAATCAGGCTGCAGATGATCCAGCTGCAGAGTGAGAATCCACATCTGGATGATTACTATTACCAG GAGTACTATCAGAGGATGGAAGCCAAACTTAATGAAGAGGAGTTCCTGGGTGACCGGCTAAAGAAGGAACCACCTAAACTCACAACCCCTTATGTTACCAAAACGGTCTCGTACATCCCAG TGGTCCACATTGAAGGTTCGCTCGGGCAGGTTGCAGTGTCCACCTGTTTCTCTCCCAGAAGAGCAATTGATGCCGTTCATGCAAACACGCCTGATGAG GAGCACAAAGACACTAGACAGCAAAGGTTGGAGGTGTTGAGCACCATTGAGAAG TTGTACATAGTTTTGTTAGAAGTGGAAGAGGCAGAGAAAACGAAGGCAACAGTGTCTGACAAAGATGAGGAGAGGCGGTTGATGCAGAACATAAAGAGGAAGGTGCAGCAGCTTTACACTGAGCTGAGGTGCACTAATCTATT GGATTCAGGAGAGGAATTTCTTTCGTGTCTACTTGTATCAAAAGGAAAGAGGATGTTGGCCAGACTCCTGCCCTTCCTGTCACATGATGCATCCCTACATATCCTGAGCGTAGTGACCAAACACCTTCCAGTACTGATGAGCAGAGATACAGATGAG GCCCTGCCTGTTTTGTATCCATCTCTCCGTGCTGTGATTGATGGACTTGCATTCAGTCAGCTAATCAGAATTCTCAAAGAGTTCACCACATCACTGCCTGACTCAAAAGACACACGGTTAATGCTGGCCTGCCAAAACAAG TTTGGCCTTTCGCTGCTGTATGCTCTGCTTTCACAGGGAGAAAGGCTCTTATCTTCTGACCTTCCCATGGAGCCCAGCATTGGAGATTTTGAGACCTG GACGGATACCGTATTCCATGTGGCCCGGCAGCTATCCCAGACAACACTTGTTGAGCCATTACTTCTGCCCTCCAACCTGCTAACGCTTTTCTGTCGCTATCTGGACAAGCGGACCATACACCAACTAAAGAACAACATGGA ATCAGCTACAggatatctggctgtagcatcaTAA
- the patl2 gene encoding protein PAT1 homolog 2 isoform X4 — protein sequence MAEEDEEIDLYNEETFGLDDGASGENPDVDPTDLLLLCSDSTPTPRSSPPPPPRPPSSHSSHSPPIPGPRIWPHTPMGRGQRGRAGRGQLFDDPAVVKTVEGRPSLKSLDSAIVDCSLSSYWEDLNSNTWMIASLKSSRPPPASIYQDQAIVGVIDRSGRGRVPPVSPNFLSPMRPFSTSRGRRGQPFVGSFNQRCHYQAQKSPMVPCSPFRPQRLFTPQQQYNQPGGFLSPSRPHLSTPMPHTPKLMHLQFGTESPRPAPFYSPSSNIMQGFRAPGPVAQFHPQHKRLLSQRQQRPHRKPVSWDPYSQIMTDKEKEWIIRLQMIQLQSENPHLDDYYYQEYYQRMEAKLNEEEFLGDRLKKEPPKLTTPYVTKTVSYIPVVHIEGSLGQVAVSTCFSPRRAIDAVHANTPDEEHKDTRQQRLEVLSTIEKLYIVLLEVEEAEKTKATVSDKDEERRLMQNIKRKVQQLYTELRCTNLLDSGEEFLSCLLVSKGKRMLARLLPFLSHDASLHILSVVTKHLPVLMSRDTDEALPVLYPSLRAVIDGLAFSQLIRILKEFTTSLPDSKDTRLMLACQNKFGLSLLYALLSQGERLLSSDLPMEPSIGDFETWTDTVFHVARQLSQTTLVEPLLLPSNLLTLFCRYLDKRTIHQLKNNMESATGYLAVAS from the exons ATGGCTGAAGAGGATGAAGAGATTGACCTCTACAATGAGGAAACATTTGGCTTag ATGATGGTGCGAGTGGTGAAAATCCAGATGTAGACCCTACGGATCTTCTGCTGCTGTGTAGTGACAGCACTCCAACACCACGGTCTTCACCTCCACCACCTCCCAGACCACCTTCCTCTCACAGTTCTCATTCACCCCCCATACCGGGACCTCGCATTTGGCCCCACACTCCAATGGGCCGGGGTCAGAGAGGGAGAGCTGGTCGAGGCCAGCTGTTTGATGACCCAGCTGTGGTGAAGACTGTGGAGGGTCGACCAAGCCTGAAG aGTCTTGATAGTGCCATTGTGGATTGCAGCCTCAGCTCCTACTGGGAGGACCTCAATTCAAATACA TGGATGATAGCATCTTTAAAGTCCAGTAGGCCACCTCCAGCATCTATATATCAG GACCAGGCGATCGTGGGAGTGATTGACCGATCAGGACGGGGCAGGGTCCCACCTGTCTCTCCAAACTTTCTTTCTCCTATGAGGCCTTTTTCCACTAGCCGGGGCAGGAGAGGACAGCCTTTTGTTGGATCCTTCAATCAGAGATGTCATTATCAG GCACAAAAGAGTCCCATGGTGCCTTGCTCTCCTTTTCGTCCCCAAAGACTCTTTACACCCCAGCAACAATATAACCAG CCTGGAGGTTTTCTGTCACCTTCCCGTCCTCATCTCTCTACCCCAATGCCCCACACGCCCAAACTCATGCACCTGCAGTTCGGGACGGAATCCCCCAGGCCTGCTCCATTCTACAGCCCATCCTCCAACATTATGCAGGGCTTCAG AGCGCCAGGTCCTGTTGCTCAGTTCCACCCACAGCACAAGCGGCTTTTGAGTCAGCGACAGCAGAGACCTCACAG AAAGCCAGTGAGTTGGGACCCATATTCTCAAATCATGACCGATAAAGAGAAGGAATGGATAATCAGGCTGCAGATGATCCAGCTGCAGAGTGAGAATCCACATCTGGATGATTACTATTACCAG GAGTACTATCAGAGGATGGAAGCCAAACTTAATGAAGAGGAGTTCCTGGGTGACCGGCTAAAGAAGGAACCACCTAAACTCACAACCCCTTATGTTACCAAAACGGTCTCGTACATCCCAG TGGTCCACATTGAAGGTTCGCTCGGGCAGGTTGCAGTGTCCACCTGTTTCTCTCCCAGAAGAGCAATTGATGCCGTTCATGCAAACACGCCTGATGAG GAGCACAAAGACACTAGACAGCAAAGGTTGGAGGTGTTGAGCACCATTGAGAAG TTGTACATAGTTTTGTTAGAAGTGGAAGAGGCAGAGAAAACGAAGGCAACAGTGTCTGACAAAGATGAGGAGAGGCGGTTGATGCAGAACATAAAGAGGAAGGTGCAGCAGCTTTACACTGAGCTGAGGTGCACTAATCTATT GGATTCAGGAGAGGAATTTCTTTCGTGTCTACTTGTATCAAAAGGAAAGAGGATGTTGGCCAGACTCCTGCCCTTCCTGTCACATGATGCATCCCTACATATCCTGAGCGTAGTGACCAAACACCTTCCAGTACTGATGAGCAGAGATACAGATGAG GCCCTGCCTGTTTTGTATCCATCTCTCCGTGCTGTGATTGATGGACTTGCATTCAGTCAGCTAATCAGAATTCTCAAAGAGTTCACCACATCACTGCCTGACTCAAAAGACACACGGTTAATGCTGGCCTGCCAAAACAAG TTTGGCCTTTCGCTGCTGTATGCTCTGCTTTCACAGGGAGAAAGGCTCTTATCTTCTGACCTTCCCATGGAGCCCAGCATTGGAGATTTTGAGACCTG GACGGATACCGTATTCCATGTGGCCCGGCAGCTATCCCAGACAACACTTGTTGAGCCATTACTTCTGCCCTCCAACCTGCTAACGCTTTTCTGTCGCTATCTGGACAAGCGGACCATACACCAACTAAAGAACAACATGGA ATCAGCTACAggatatctggctgtagcatcaTAA